The Amycolatopsis methanolica 239 nucleotide sequence AAGAAGATCGGCTGATCACAGGCCGCGCGCGGCGGCGCCGGTGCGGGGGTCGGCACCGGCCGACAACGGGCCGTGGTCGCCCGGTAGACGGAGCACCTGCTGAGCGGAGCGCAGCGAGTGTCGTCCGGCCCGGTCGAACTCACCGCGAGCCCGCAGGCTCACCAGATCCGCCGCACAGAACCCCTCCTCGACGACAAGCCGGTCGCCGAAGCGCCCCCAGCGGGGCGCGACAACGAGGGCCGCCGGGTCGTGGACCCCGTCGAGCACGTTCGTGACGGTCTGGGAGTTCCAGCGCATCTGGTTTTCCCCGCCCGGGGTGGCACCCATCATCAGGGTGCCGTCCTCAAGGCCCACCGCCCACGCATGCAGCGTGGTGACCGGTCTGCGGCCCGCGGCGGGGAAGTTGGGGTGCCCCGGGGTGGCGGCAAAGCCTCGGCCGGGGCGGTTGGACAGCACCAAGCCGTAGGGCTCGACGACGATGCCGCTGCCGTAGCGCTGGAACGAGTTCGAGTGCACCAGCACCACAGCGTCGCCGTTGCGGTCGGCCGCAGTGACCACCGAGGTGCCACCGCCCGATGACCGGTCCCCGTAGGTGCGAACCCGGTGCGCGATCGCGGCCTCGACGCAGGCGACCAGCTCACCCGCCGAGCAGTCCCGAGCGGACGCCACGACCGCGTCGAGCAGGGAGGGGCCATGGGTGGGCCCGGGAGTGGCCCACAACCGCCGGGCGCCGGCCGCGCCCGTCGCTGGCGCGCTCCAGACCGCGCGCGCACTGTCGAGCTCGTCGCGCTCGATCACCCCGCCCCTGCGGCGGATCGCCTCATATACCGCGTCCCCGAGCCTGTCGGCGAACAGCGCCTCAGGGTGGGCGACGTAGCGTTCCAGGACCTCGGCAAGGCCAGGCGCCTTCGTGTGCGTCCCCGCCGCGGCGGGTTGTCCCCCTGGCAGGTAGACGACGCCGTCGGGGTTCTGCGCGCGGAGTACCTCGACCGAGCGCTCGGTGAGGTAAGCGCCGATCTCGGTCCAGGCGAACCCGTCGCGGGCCAGCTCG carries:
- a CDS encoding gamma-glutamyltransferase, with the protein product MHSVPEEAAIAQYRATSERAVVTAATPMAADAGVAVLRDGGTVYDAVVAAALVETVMLPPKCGLAGDVVALVKRADAAEPEALLSIGTAPRALAETLATRPLSAVGGLSVGIPGAPAGYRALAERGRMSLARLAAPAIELARDGFAWTEIGAYLTERSVEVLRAQNPDGVVYLPGGQPAAAGTHTKAPGLAEVLERYVAHPEALFADRLGDAVYEAIRRRGGVIERDELDSARAVWSAPATGAAGARRLWATPGPTHGPSLLDAVVASARDCSAGELVACVEAAIAHRVRTYGDRSSGGGTSVVTAADRNGDAVVLVHSNSFQRYGSGIVVEPYGLVLSNRPGRGFAATPGHPNFPAAGRRPVTTLHAWAVGLEDGTLMMGATPGGENQMRWNSQTVTNVLDGVHDPAALVVAPRWGRFGDRLVVEEGFCAADLVSLRARGEFDRAGRHSLRSAQQVLRLPGDHGPLSAGADPRTGAAARGL